The Flammeovirgaceae bacterium genome contains a region encoding:
- a CDS encoding protein-glutamate O-methyltransferase CheR: MQDIDIADLKRISELIYQKYSYDFRNYAMSSFKRRVLRIMELKRLSVEALIRKLTDSPEFIHEFLDELTVNVTEMFRDPSFWRIMREEIIPAILLNHKQFKIWHAGCSSGEEVLSMAILLKEMGIHQDVQLYATDLDTNILERAKSGTCSIKNMELNEKNYIRFQGAGSLKDYYREENGQAVFNKDLMSNVTFRKHDLVLGEVFNKFDLILCRNVMIYFNQALQNEVLKKFHESLFKYGYLAIGSKESLIWCDYANRFIVVNNEEKIYKKIKD, from the coding sequence ATGCAGGACATTGACATAGCCGATTTGAAACGGATTTCGGAGCTGATATACCAGAAATACAGCTACGATTTCCGCAATTATGCCATGTCGTCCTTTAAACGCAGGGTGCTGCGGATAATGGAATTAAAACGCCTTTCCGTTGAGGCCCTTATCCGCAAACTCACCGACTCCCCCGAATTCATTCACGAGTTTTTGGATGAACTCACTGTTAACGTAACCGAAATGTTTCGCGATCCGAGCTTCTGGCGGATTATGCGCGAAGAAATTATACCGGCCATCCTGCTCAACCACAAGCAATTTAAAATATGGCATGCGGGCTGTTCCTCTGGCGAGGAAGTCCTTTCAATGGCCATCCTCCTCAAGGAAATGGGTATCCACCAGGATGTGCAGCTATACGCTACCGACCTGGACACCAACATTCTTGAACGGGCAAAATCCGGCACCTGCTCCATAAAGAACATGGAGTTAAATGAGAAAAATTACATCCGCTTTCAGGGAGCAGGTTCACTAAAAGATTATTACCGCGAAGAAAACGGACAGGCCGTTTTTAATAAAGACCTGATGAGCAACGTAACCTTTCGCAAGCACGACCTGGTATTGGGCGAAGTTTTTAACAAGTTCGATTTGATTCTGTGCAGGAATGTGATGATCTATTTTAACCAGGCTTTGCAGAATGAAGTACTTAAAAAATTTCATGAAAGCTTATTTAAATACGGCTACCTCGCCATCGGGTCGAAAGAATCACTCATCTGGTGCGATTATGCCAACCGCTTTATTGTGGTAAATAATGAAGAAAAAATATATAAGAAAATAAAAGACTAA
- a CDS encoding GAF domain-containing protein, with protein MKIKARHISITLVILFMAGIVYSFFTLFQSEAQGIPNRFYLLLGISIILGTAAMIVALTNTEAMVVYREKKITENQKNQESKESTKKSNAVEAVRAAIKSARNPEDSMQSGLSAICKQLEAGQGAFYRVEARNDKKIALLKAGYALTLTEANSVEYEAGEGLIGQAAVTGQTVYLDEIPEGYVKIISGLGSSSPRYVLIVAAKKNDTITGIVEIASFTPVTAEQRKFVEEAAAQIAEKLSS; from the coding sequence ATGAAAATTAAAGCACGACATATCAGCATCACATTGGTAATCCTTTTTATGGCAGGAATTGTGTACTCATTTTTTACACTATTTCAATCGGAAGCGCAAGGCATACCAAACCGGTTTTATCTGTTGCTGGGCATCAGCATAATTTTGGGCACTGCCGCAATGATTGTGGCTTTAACCAACACCGAAGCCATGGTGGTGTACCGCGAAAAGAAAATTACTGAAAATCAGAAAAATCAGGAGAGCAAAGAATCAACCAAAAAATCCAATGCCGTTGAAGCGGTACGGGCGGCCATCAAATCAGCCCGCAATCCCGAAGATAGTATGCAAAGCGGGTTATCAGCTATCTGCAAACAATTGGAAGCCGGCCAGGGTGCTTTTTACCGTGTTGAGGCCCGTAACGATAAGAAAATAGCTCTATTGAAAGCCGGTTACGCCCTTACCTTAACAGAAGCAAACTCGGTGGAATACGAAGCAGGCGAAGGTTTAATCGGGCAGGCGGCCGTAACCGGCCAAACCGTATACCTGGACGAAATACCTGAAGGATATGTAAAAATTATTTCCGGATTGGGCAGTTCATCACCCCGGTATGTTTTGATAGTTGCAGCCAAAAAAAATGACACTATTACCGGGATTGTTGAAATAGCCTCGTTTACCCCGGTTACAGCCGAACAACGAAAATTTGTTGAAGAGGCTGCCGCCCAGATAGCAGAAAAATTAAGCAGTTAA
- a CDS encoding DUF1987 domain-containing protein — protein MEILNLEGTEDTPKIILDKKNGIFEISGRSLPEDSAEFYRPVLEWIGNYGSDPNPTTDFVFKLEYFNTASSKLILDVLSALEDIKGMKILWYYHEDDEDMEEAGQEFSELVEIPFEFKTY, from the coding sequence ATGGAAATATTAAATCTCGAAGGAACTGAAGATACCCCGAAAATCATCCTGGATAAAAAGAATGGCATCTTTGAAATATCAGGCCGTTCATTGCCCGAAGATTCAGCCGAGTTTTATCGCCCGGTACTGGAGTGGATTGGCAACTACGGATCGGATCCTAACCCTACTACCGACTTTGTATTTAAGCTGGAGTATTTTAACACCGCGTCATCCAAATTAATTCTGGATGTACTCTCCGCCCTGGAAGACATCAAAGGCATGAAAATACTGTGGTACTATCACGAAGACGATGAAGACATGGAAGAAGCCGGGCAGGAATTTTCTGAACTGGTTGAAATACCTTTTGAATTTAAAACATACTGA
- a CDS encoding ATP-binding cassette domain-containing protein, whose protein sequence is MSEEILKALTQLFAIITKQDGGVSANERQYVITFFQTELDQDSLKEYLAQYDEQSGYGKTTEGAAKLTSVKESVRVLGICKKINKTLTQKQKVVVLIKLLELVATDKNFSAQRMEIINTVSTVFNIEPDEYKLIEDFITATEARSLNYADILIGNSEEKAEPGKLHKHVHIHLTGDLVCMRVRSVDMYFVKYAGEESTLMNGFIMQPNRVYLFSHGSTIKTQAGDALYYSDIIADFNEEIKTTKLSFNAVIDEFRFPNGTVGLRDVKVSEGPGRLIGIMGASGAGKTTLLNVMAGLAKPSVGKILINGFDIFEEKEKIHGVIGYVSQDDLLIEELTVYQNLYYNAKLCFAHFSEEEIHKRVMEVLENLGLDQRKDLKVGNPLEKTISGGQRKRLNIALELIREPAILFLDEPTSGLSSRDSENVIDLLKELSLKGKLIFVVIHQPSSDIYKMFDKMIIMDTGGYPAYYGPPVEAVTYFKKSTLQVDSNRGQCETCGNVNPEQIFNIIEAKVVDEYGQPTNKRKITPVQWHEWYKERFKLSKVEDVREEPPHSLNLPNKIRQTLIFITRDTLSKLSNKQYLLINMLEAPLLALILAFIIKYKSAPGGKEYLFRFNDNFPAFILMSIVVALFMGLTVSAEEIIRDRKILKRESFLNLSWNSYLMSKLTILFSLSAIQTLTFVLIGHLILEVEWRMILPFWVVLFSVSCMANVLGLNISSAFNSAVTVYVMIPLLLIPQMILSGLLFRFDKLNNIISTKGKVPLVADFMASRWAYEALAVYNFMNNSYEKPYYPYEKIESQADFRASFLADELEKKRKFIADNIQSNDDSVRKQMARDLEIIRNTLKDDYFKRGLEQVNLNEPWTLELFTPTFSTLLEEFLIAYRRFYQDAYNKAVAYREQIIFKKENEKGSAYNLNEYKNRYYNESLADLVKNVSTKNRILEYDGQLIQEINPIFLDPKPAGLLNYRTHFFAPKKYFLNIEFSTFAFNLLVVWAMAVFFYLTLYFELLRKFVNLFGKVNLPKKK, encoded by the coding sequence ATGAGTGAGGAAATTCTCAAGGCGCTAACCCAGCTTTTTGCCATTATTACCAAACAGGATGGCGGAGTAAGCGCTAATGAGCGCCAGTATGTAATTACTTTCTTCCAGACCGAACTGGACCAGGATTCGCTTAAGGAATACCTGGCACAGTACGATGAACAATCGGGATACGGCAAAACAACCGAAGGTGCCGCCAAACTCACCAGCGTAAAAGAATCAGTGCGCGTTTTGGGTATTTGTAAAAAAATCAACAAAACCCTTACCCAGAAACAAAAAGTTGTTGTACTGATAAAATTGCTGGAACTGGTTGCTACCGATAAAAACTTTTCGGCTCAGCGGATGGAAATCATAAATACAGTTTCAACTGTATTCAATATTGAGCCCGATGAGTATAAACTGATTGAAGATTTTATTACAGCAACAGAAGCCCGTTCACTTAACTATGCCGATATCCTTATCGGCAATAGCGAAGAAAAAGCCGAACCGGGTAAACTTCATAAGCACGTGCATATCCACCTAACCGGTGATCTGGTATGCATGCGCGTGCGCAGCGTTGATATGTACTTCGTAAAGTACGCTGGCGAAGAGTCAACACTGATGAACGGTTTCATTATGCAGCCCAACCGGGTGTACCTGTTTTCGCACGGCAGTACTATTAAAACCCAGGCAGGCGATGCGTTGTATTACAGCGACATCATTGCCGATTTTAATGAGGAAATAAAAACTACCAAGCTTTCGTTCAACGCAGTTATTGACGAGTTCCGCTTTCCCAACGGAACTGTTGGTTTGCGTGATGTAAAGGTTTCGGAAGGCCCCGGCCGCCTGATTGGCATTATGGGGGCCAGCGGTGCCGGCAAAACCACCCTGTTGAATGTAATGGCCGGACTTGCCAAACCATCAGTAGGCAAAATTCTCATCAACGGGTTTGACATTTTCGAAGAGAAAGAAAAAATACATGGTGTAATCGGGTACGTTTCGCAGGATGACCTGCTCATTGAAGAACTCACCGTTTACCAAAACCTGTACTACAACGCAAAACTTTGCTTCGCCCATTTCTCGGAAGAAGAAATCCATAAACGGGTAATGGAAGTACTCGAAAACCTGGGCCTCGATCAACGCAAGGACCTGAAAGTAGGCAACCCGCTCGAAAAGACCATCAGCGGTGGGCAGCGTAAACGACTCAACATAGCACTGGAACTGATTCGCGAACCGGCCATTCTCTTCCTCGATGAACCTACCTCCGGCCTCTCTTCGCGCGATTCGGAAAATGTAATTGACCTGCTCAAAGAGCTTTCACTAAAGGGCAAACTGATTTTCGTGGTAATCCATCAGCCGTCATCGGACATCTATAAAATGTTCGACAAGATGATTATTATGGATACCGGGGGCTACCCGGCCTATTACGGGCCTCCGGTTGAAGCGGTAACCTACTTCAAAAAATCAACCCTCCAGGTTGACAGCAACCGCGGCCAGTGCGAAACCTGTGGTAACGTTAACCCCGAGCAAATCTTCAACATCATCGAAGCGAAGGTGGTGGATGAATACGGCCAGCCCACCAACAAACGAAAGATTACCCCGGTACAATGGCACGAGTGGTATAAAGAGCGATTTAAACTCAGTAAGGTTGAGGATGTTAGAGAGGAACCACCGCACTCGTTAAATCTGCCCAACAAAATCAGGCAAACATTAATTTTCATTACCCGCGATACGCTTTCAAAACTCAGCAACAAGCAGTACCTGCTCATTAACATGCTGGAGGCTCCGCTGCTGGCGCTTATTCTTGCCTTCATCATCAAGTACAAAAGCGCACCTGGCGGAAAAGAGTACCTGTTCCGCTTTAACGACAATTTTCCGGCCTTTATACTGATGAGCATTGTAGTGGCCTTGTTTATGGGGTTAACCGTTAGCGCTGAAGAAATCATTCGCGATCGGAAAATACTTAAGCGTGAATCCTTTTTGAACCTGAGCTGGAACAGCTACCTGATGTCGAAACTCACCATCCTGTTTAGTCTTTCGGCCATTCAAACACTCACCTTTGTGCTCATTGGCCACCTGATACTGGAAGTAGAGTGGCGGATGATCCTGCCCTTCTGGGTTGTATTGTTCAGCGTTTCATGTATGGCCAATGTACTGGGCCTCAATATCTCCTCAGCTTTCAACTCTGCAGTTACGGTATATGTGATGATTCCGTTGCTGCTTATCCCGCAGATGATCTTGAGTGGATTACTGTTTCGCTTCGATAAGCTCAACAACATCATCAGCACAAAAGGCAAAGTGCCGCTGGTAGCTGACTTCATGGCATCGCGCTGGGCGTATGAGGCGTTGGCTGTTTATAATTTCATGAACAACTCGTACGAAAAACCCTACTACCCGTACGAAAAAATTGAATCGCAGGCCGACTTCCGGGCCTCTTTCCTGGCTGATGAGCTGGAGAAAAAACGCAAGTTCATTGCCGATAACATCCAGTCAAATGATGATTCGGTACGAAAACAAATGGCCAGAGACCTTGAAATCATCCGCAATACCTTAAAGGATGATTACTTTAAACGAGGGCTTGAACAGGTTAACCTGAATGAGCCCTGGACCCTTGAACTGTTTACACCAACCTTCAGCACCCTGTTGGAAGAATTTTTAATAGCCTATCGCAGGTTTTACCAGGATGCATACAACAAAGCCGTTGCCTACCGCGAACAAATCATCTTTAAAAAAGAAAACGAAAAAGGATCGGCTTACAACCTGAACGAGTACAAAAACCGGTATTACAACGAAAGCCTCGCTGATTTGGTAAAAAATGTTTCAACGAAAAACCGGATACTGGAGTATGATGGTCAACTCATCCAGGAAATCAACCCGATATTTCTAGATCCAAAACCGGCCGGCCTGTTGAACTACCGCACACATTTCTTCGCACCTAAAAAATATTTTCTCAATATCGAATTCAGCACGTTTGCTTTTAACCTGTTGGTGGTTTGGGCAATGGCTGTATTCTTTTATTTAACGTTATACTTTGAGTTACTCAGGAAATTTGTGAACCTGTTTGGAAAAGTGAATCTGCCGAAGAAAAAATAG
- a CDS encoding chemotaxis protein CheB → MNKYNLNNSYKAVVIGGSAGSFQGVVKILSQLPKGFPLPIIMCLHRLKHVRHGFVEALSLKSVVQVTEPYDKETIKRGGVYLAPANYHLSVELGHYFALSTEEMINNSRPAIDITLGTCAYVFKDKLIGILLSGANKDGALGMKYIKDRGGLTIVQEPSECMIDTMPKSAMALTQIDQVLKVDQIVDFFKELDKQYR, encoded by the coding sequence ATGAACAAGTACAACCTAAATAACAGCTACAAGGCCGTTGTTATCGGTGGGTCGGCAGGCAGCTTTCAGGGCGTGGTTAAAATCCTCTCACAGTTGCCAAAAGGGTTTCCATTGCCTATCATCATGTGCCTGCACCGGCTTAAGCATGTGCGGCACGGTTTCGTTGAAGCGTTATCCTTAAAAAGTGTTGTGCAGGTAACAGAACCATACGATAAAGAAACTATAAAACGAGGCGGTGTTTACCTGGCTCCGGCAAACTATCACCTTTCGGTTGAGTTGGGCCATTACTTCGCACTCTCAACCGAGGAAATGATCAACAACTCACGGCCGGCCATTGATATCACCCTGGGAACCTGCGCCTATGTTTTCAAAGACAAACTCATCGGCATCCTGCTCTCAGGCGCGAACAAAGATGGCGCCCTGGGGATGAAGTATATTAAAGACAGGGGCGGGCTTACCATCGTACAGGAACCCTCCGAATGCATGATAGACACCATGCCTAAATCAGCCATGGCACTCACACAAATCGACCAGGTTTTAAAGGTCGATCAGATTGTTGATTTCTTTAAAGAACTTGATAAGCAATACCGGTAA
- a CDS encoding PAS domain S-box protein, giving the protein MLKGIKVSTKITLLVMLIAIVAVGTIGFFTFEYNQKASRDKFMYSLAAITDTRAEYVAAFFTRQESELKNLQQSPLLNAFDSLEEGSRFGFEQFYIISPAGTVIYSTDGNYEPGKLFTDPDGSSFSSAQKGIHFSSVFKDKNGYYLFGFAPVTTAGGEHFMVARISLNPLYKTLAGTKGMGNTGEILLVKQDISNKKILLVSPLRFEPNAAIKIYNPDDPFIHGINRILSGSANATTISGKDYRGASVYYTGKTLALPGWGLIGKMDIAEADGNTAGLFRIYLYAGICIVLLTTLLTMLFARSLTRPLTTTRTLLGMVAEGVLPENIEVTSRDEFGQITEKVNHLVESLKQKAEFTQRIGEGKFDTRFEAEGENDLLGLSLITMRNNLIENEKRDNERNWIVRGVAEISEILRLHDSLDTLGDDVIRFILEKIGAIQGAFYAVNDEGSERLIEMRASYAYGRKKYLQKSFRFAEGLVGQAAIEKDTVLRTEIPNDYVTITSGLLGEQRPTCILIVPLITNEEVYGVLEFAGLKRFNPSQVKFVEELSLILARTIFNIKVNERTRRLLEESQAMSNELKEKQEVLRQNAEEMQATQEELERTNRELENQVEEVNRTQKRMQLLLENASEVITIYEEDETIRYISPSVETILGYGQKELIGRSDMNNVHADHREIFDGLFRKMKENPDEKVTAQFEYKTKDGNYIWIEATGTNCMSNPAIHGFILNSRDITERRRAEQEQRMRSKMQALSENSPDLITRLEQEAISYINPVIESYTGKSPSLFLNRKVQDVELDKSVLETWLRIVEQVNSTENTVATEMDFPSEMGKRVMQVNAIPEFDETNKVESVLVVSHDITERKMIELEIQAKNKKITESINYAKRIQTAILPNNRVINRSLPDSFILYKPRDVVSGDFPWYMQVKDDIYIAAVDCTGHGVPGALLSLIGYFLLNDIVRSRKVTDPGVILDLLDEGVTKTLRQDEDASTKDGMDIALCKINMNTREVEYAGAHRPLYIMKGGVMDEVKGNKFPIGGGIFKNQTNFTNTKIKLDKGDSIYFSSDGFPDQFGGPEGRKFGPKKTREIIERVHTLPMREASVIFETEWEAWRGDTRQTDDVLLIGIKF; this is encoded by the coding sequence ATGCTGAAAGGAATTAAGGTTAGCACAAAAATTACCCTGTTGGTTATGCTTATTGCCATCGTTGCAGTGGGCACCATAGGCTTTTTCACTTTTGAATACAACCAGAAAGCCAGCCGCGATAAGTTTATGTACAGCCTGGCCGCCATAACCGACACGCGGGCCGAATATGTAGCTGCCTTTTTTACAAGGCAGGAAAGTGAATTAAAAAACCTGCAGCAGTCACCCCTGTTGAATGCATTCGACTCGCTGGAAGAAGGTAGCCGCTTTGGGTTTGAACAGTTTTACATCATATCTCCGGCCGGCACTGTTATCTATTCAACAGACGGAAACTATGAGCCGGGTAAATTATTCACCGATCCGGATGGATCAAGTTTTTCAAGCGCCCAGAAAGGCATCCATTTCTCCTCGGTATTCAAAGACAAAAATGGTTACTACCTGTTTGGCTTTGCGCCTGTAACCACAGCCGGTGGCGAACATTTTATGGTTGCCCGTATCAGCCTGAACCCACTTTACAAAACACTGGCCGGAACCAAAGGTATGGGCAACACAGGCGAAATCCTGCTGGTAAAACAGGATATCAGCAATAAAAAAATCCTGCTGGTCAGTCCGCTGCGCTTCGAACCCAACGCTGCCATTAAAATCTACAATCCCGATGACCCCTTTATACATGGCATTAATCGTATCCTGTCGGGCAGTGCAAATGCCACTACCATATCCGGAAAAGATTATCGGGGTGCGTCCGTTTACTATACGGGTAAAACACTGGCCCTGCCCGGTTGGGGCCTCATCGGCAAAATGGATATAGCCGAAGCCGATGGCAATACGGCCGGCTTATTCCGGATTTATCTGTATGCAGGCATCTGCATCGTATTGCTTACTACCCTGCTTACCATGCTGTTTGCCCGTTCGCTAACGCGCCCGCTTACCACCACTCGCACCCTGCTGGGCATGGTTGCTGAAGGGGTGCTGCCAGAAAACATTGAAGTAACCAGCCGTGATGAATTCGGTCAAATAACCGAAAAGGTCAATCACCTGGTAGAATCGCTCAAACAAAAAGCAGAGTTCACCCAGCGTATTGGCGAAGGGAAATTCGATACCCGGTTTGAGGCCGAAGGCGAAAACGACCTGCTTGGGCTGTCACTCATTACCATGCGCAACAACCTTATCGAAAATGAGAAACGCGATAACGAGCGCAACTGGATTGTGCGGGGCGTTGCCGAAATCAGTGAAATTCTCCGCCTGCACGATTCACTCGATACACTGGGTGATGACGTCATCCGGTTTATTCTTGAAAAAATTGGCGCTATTCAGGGCGCATTCTATGCGGTAAATGACGAAGGCAGCGAACGGCTTATCGAAATGCGCGCCAGCTATGCCTACGGGCGAAAAAAATACCTGCAAAAAAGTTTTCGTTTTGCCGAGGGATTGGTAGGGCAGGCTGCCATCGAAAAAGATACAGTTTTGCGCACCGAGATACCCAATGATTATGTAACCATTACTTCGGGCCTGCTGGGCGAACAACGACCGACCTGTATATTGATTGTGCCGCTTATCACCAACGAAGAAGTGTATGGCGTGCTGGAATTTGCCGGGCTGAAGCGCTTCAATCCCTCGCAGGTAAAATTTGTGGAGGAGCTCAGCTTAATCCTGGCACGCACCATCTTCAACATTAAGGTTAACGAACGCACCCGCAGGCTGCTCGAAGAATCGCAGGCCATGAGTAACGAACTGAAAGAAAAGCAGGAAGTACTCAGGCAAAATGCCGAAGAGATGCAGGCCACGCAGGAGGAACTGGAACGCACCAACCGCGAACTGGAGAACCAGGTTGAGGAAGTTAACCGCACGCAAAAGCGCATGCAGTTGCTGCTCGAAAATGCTTCGGAAGTCATCACCATTTACGAAGAAGACGAAACCATCCGGTATATCTCTCCTTCCGTAGAAACCATTCTCGGTTATGGTCAGAAAGAATTGATCGGCCGCAGCGACATGAACAACGTACATGCCGACCACCGCGAAATCTTTGATGGGCTGTTCCGGAAAATGAAAGAAAATCCGGATGAAAAAGTTACCGCACAGTTTGAGTACAAAACCAAAGACGGCAACTACATCTGGATTGAAGCCACCGGAACCAACTGCATGTCGAACCCGGCCATACACGGGTTCATCCTCAACTCGCGCGACATTACCGAACGCAGAAGAGCCGAACAGGAACAGCGCATGCGAAGCAAGATGCAGGCGCTTTCGGAAAACTCGCCCGACCTCATCACACGCCTTGAACAAGAGGCCATCTCGTATATTAACCCGGTTATCGAATCGTACACGGGCAAGAGCCCCAGCTTATTCCTGAACAGGAAAGTGCAGGACGTTGAACTTGACAAATCGGTACTTGAAACCTGGCTCCGGATTGTTGAACAGGTTAATTCAACCGAAAACACCGTAGCCACCGAAATGGATTTCCCTTCGGAGATGGGCAAACGCGTAATGCAGGTAAACGCCATTCCGGAGTTTGACGAAACGAATAAAGTAGAGTCCGTGCTGGTCGTGTCGCACGATATCACCGAACGGAAAATGATTGAACTTGAAATCCAGGCTAAAAACAAAAAGATCACCGAGAGCATTAATTACGCCAAGCGCATACAAACCGCAATCCTTCCAAACAACCGGGTTATTAACCGATCACTGCCAGACTCCTTTATACTATATAAACCGCGCGATGTGGTAAGCGGTGACTTCCCCTGGTACATGCAGGTTAAAGATGATATTTACATTGCTGCTGTGGATTGCACCGGCCACGGAGTACCGGGTGCATTACTTTCACTGATTGGGTACTTTCTGCTGAACGATATTGTGCGCAGCCGAAAAGTAACTGATCCGGGTGTTATTCTCGATTTACTGGATGAAGGTGTTACAAAAACGCTAAGACAGGATGAGGACGCTTCCACAAAAGACGGCATGGACATCGCCCTGTGTAAAATAAACATGAACACCCGCGAAGTGGAGTATGCCGGAGCACACCGCCCGTTGTACATTATGAAGGGTGGTGTTATGGACGAGGTTAAGGGCAATAAATTCCCGATAGGTGGCGGCATTTTTAAAAACCAAACCAACTTCACCAACACCAAAATCAAACTGGATAAAGGCGACTCCATTTATTTCAGTTCCGATGGCTTTCCCGACCAGTTTGGCGGGCCGGAGGGCCGCAAGTTTGGGCCTAAAAAAACCCGCGAAATCATCGAGCGGGTACACACCCTGCCCATGCGCGAAGCCTCCGTGATTTTCGAAACCGAATGGGAAGCCTGGCGGGGCGATACCCGGCAAACTGATGACGTACTGTTGATTGGAATAAAATTTTAG